From the genome of Immundisolibacter sp., one region includes:
- a CDS encoding IS3 family transposase: protein RYANPNEAIADVTHYIVGFYNTHRLHSTLGYRSPADYEKATA from the coding sequence GCCGCTACGCCAATCCCAACGAAGCCATCGCCGACGTCACCCACTACATCGTCGGCTTCTACAACACCCACCGGCTGCACTCCACCCTCGGCTACCGTTCCCCGGCCGACTACGAGAAAGCCACCGCCTGA
- a CDS encoding type II toxin-antitoxin system RelE/ParE family toxin, giving the protein MADSSARFEVLLTDGAQQDLQSIHDHICEYDCAANANRVLDELMDVVESLSKLPQRGSYPKELVGLGIKEYRQTFFGPYRVIYRITNGQVIIYLIADDRRDMQSMLAKRLLGA; this is encoded by the coding sequence ATGGCCGACTCATCAGCCAGATTCGAGGTCCTGCTGACCGACGGTGCGCAGCAGGACTTGCAGTCCATTCACGACCACATCTGCGAGTACGACTGTGCAGCCAACGCCAACCGCGTGCTGGATGAGTTGATGGATGTCGTGGAGAGTCTGTCGAAGCTTCCGCAGCGCGGCAGCTACCCGAAGGAACTGGTTGGCCTTGGCATCAAGGAGTACCGCCAGACCTTCTTCGGGCCATACCGTGTGATCTACCGAATCACGAACGGCCAGGTCATCATCTATCTGATTGCCGACGATCGCCGTGACATGCAGTCGATGCTGGCGAAAAGGCTGCTGGGCGCGTAG
- a CDS encoding type II toxin-antitoxin system Phd/YefM family antitoxin — protein MRYSSQVKPISYLKANAAEVLKRLAERREPLVITQNGEAKAVLQDVVSFEETQETLALLKILALGNQDVAAGKVKSVAEVVAGLRARRSTA, from the coding sequence ATGCGCTACTCGTCTCAAGTCAAGCCGATCAGCTACCTCAAGGCCAACGCTGCCGAGGTCCTGAAGCGCCTCGCCGAACGGCGTGAGCCGCTGGTCATCACCCAGAACGGCGAGGCCAAGGCTGTACTGCAGGACGTGGTCTCGTTCGAGGAGACTCAGGAAACCCTGGCCCTGCTGAAAATCCTGGCGCTGGGCAATCAGGATGTGGCGGCCGGCAAGGTCAAATCCGTGGCCGAGGTCGTTGCCGGTCTGCGCGCCAGGCGAAGCACTGCCTGA
- a CDS encoding POTRA domain-containing protein, translating into MASKSIRRVLGASLLGVCALARAAEAPARFDVWEYRVNGNSLLPQTTIEKVVYPFLGPDRSFEDVDAVRGALEQAYAEAGYRTVAVNLPQQEVRGGVVQIEVVERPVGRLRVSGARYFSPERMKAAVPALAEGTVPHFPTVQQQLDRLRGNPDREFFQVLREGRREDEVEVELKVKDQSPLHGTLSLNDRYSANTERLRSTVSLRYDNLWQREHGVGLTWITAPQNPKDATVFAATYRLPFGGDRRVLALYGVHSESDVAALGGVGVIGNGDIFGARWVLPLGGDASFWHTLTLGVDYKKFDETLNLLGADALKTPISYTPLSAEYSATRRDEPGFWQGNLGLHFAPRGLLGNDEAEFAEKRYNAKPNFVYLNAGIERQRRLPGGFGLNLSVDGQLVDAPLISNEQYAAGGADTVRGYVEAEELGDRGVRGGIVLSRPVGGVPGVDELIALSFVEGARLWLVDALPGQDARLQLASVGAGLRLTVRKQLSTAVDFALPLTDASTTQAGDWRWLFAVDYAF; encoded by the coding sequence TTGGCGAGCAAATCGATACGACGTGTTCTTGGCGCGTCGCTGCTGGGTGTTTGTGCGCTGGCCCGGGCCGCCGAGGCGCCGGCGCGCTTCGACGTCTGGGAGTACCGGGTGAACGGGAATTCGCTGCTGCCACAGACCACCATCGAAAAGGTGGTGTACCCGTTCCTGGGTCCGGACCGCAGTTTCGAGGACGTGGACGCCGTGCGCGGCGCGCTGGAACAGGCCTACGCCGAGGCCGGCTACCGCACCGTGGCGGTCAATCTGCCGCAGCAGGAAGTGCGCGGCGGCGTGGTGCAGATCGAGGTGGTGGAACGGCCGGTCGGCCGCTTGCGCGTCAGCGGCGCGCGCTATTTTTCGCCGGAACGCATGAAGGCCGCCGTGCCGGCGCTGGCCGAAGGCACGGTGCCGCATTTCCCGACCGTGCAGCAGCAGCTGGACCGTCTGCGCGGCAATCCGGACCGCGAGTTCTTCCAGGTGCTGCGCGAGGGCCGGCGCGAGGACGAGGTGGAGGTTGAGCTCAAGGTCAAGGACCAATCGCCGCTGCACGGCACCTTGTCGCTGAACGACCGCTACTCGGCCAACACCGAGCGCCTGCGCAGCACCGTCAGCCTGCGCTACGACAACCTGTGGCAGCGCGAGCACGGGGTCGGCCTGACCTGGATCACCGCGCCGCAGAACCCGAAAGATGCCACCGTGTTCGCGGCCACCTACAGGCTGCCCTTCGGCGGGGACCGGCGCGTGCTGGCGCTGTACGGGGTGCATTCGGAAAGCGACGTGGCGGCGCTGGGTGGCGTCGGCGTGATCGGCAACGGCGACATTTTCGGCGCCCGCTGGGTGCTGCCGCTGGGCGGGGACGCCAGTTTCTGGCACACGCTGACGCTGGGCGTGGATTACAAGAAGTTCGACGAGACGCTGAATCTGCTGGGCGCCGATGCGCTCAAGACGCCGATCAGCTACACGCCGCTGTCGGCCGAGTACAGCGCCACCCGCCGCGACGAGCCTGGTTTCTGGCAGGGCAACCTGGGGCTGCATTTCGCGCCGCGCGGCCTGCTGGGCAACGACGAGGCCGAATTTGCCGAAAAGCGCTACAACGCCAAGCCGAATTTCGTTTACCTGAACGCCGGCATCGAGCGGCAGCGGCGCCTGCCGGGCGGCTTTGGCCTGAACCTGAGTGTCGACGGCCAGCTCGTCGACGCGCCGCTGATCAGCAACGAACAGTACGCCGCCGGCGGTGCCGACACGGTGCGCGGTTACGTGGAGGCCGAGGAACTGGGCGACCGCGGCGTGCGCGGCGGCATCGTGCTGTCCAGACCGGTCGGGGGGGTGCCGGGGGTGGATGAGCTGATCGCCCTGAGTTTCGTCGAGGGCGCCCGCCTGTGGCTGGTGGACGCGCTGCCCGGACAGGACGCCCGTCTGCAACTGGCCAGCGTCGGCGCCGGACTGCGCCTGACAGTGCGCAAGCAGCTGAGCACGGCGGTGGA